One window from the genome of Vibrio vulnificus NBRC 15645 = ATCC 27562 encodes:
- a CDS encoding valine--pyruvate transaminase, with protein MQFSKFGEKFNQYSGITQLMDDLNDGLRTPGAIMLGGGNPAAIPAMLEYFHQASENMLSNGKLLAALANYDGPQGKDVFVKALARLLKETYGWNISEKNISLTNGSQSGFFYLFNLFAGQQPDGSHKKILLPLAPEYIGYADAGIDEDIFVSYRPEIELLDNGLFKYHVDFEQLKVDNSVAAICASRPTNPTGNVLTDEEIRKLDQLARDNHIPLIIDNAYGLPFPNIIFEDVEPFWNENTILCMSLSKLGLPGVRCGIVIANEAVTQALTNMNGIISLAPGSVGPALGHYMIEKEDLLHLSSEVIKPFYQQKSQRAVELLQAAMPDERFRIHKPEGAIFLWLWFDELPITTMALYQRLKARGVLIVPGEYFFIGQEGDWEHAHQCLRMNYVQDDELMQKGIAIIAEEVNRAYAERES; from the coding sequence ATGCAGTTTTCAAAATTTGGCGAAAAGTTTAATCAGTATTCTGGAATAACCCAATTAATGGACGATCTGAATGATGGCCTGCGCACACCGGGTGCCATCATGCTCGGAGGAGGCAACCCAGCCGCTATCCCAGCCATGCTCGAATACTTTCACCAAGCCAGCGAAAACATGCTCTCTAACGGCAAACTGCTTGCTGCACTGGCAAACTACGATGGTCCTCAAGGTAAAGATGTCTTTGTTAAAGCACTGGCACGTTTACTCAAGGAAACCTATGGTTGGAATATCAGTGAAAAGAACATCAGTTTGACCAATGGCAGCCAAAGCGGCTTTTTCTACCTGTTTAATCTTTTTGCTGGTCAACAGCCAGACGGCTCACATAAAAAAATCTTGCTACCGCTGGCGCCAGAATACATTGGCTATGCCGATGCTGGGATTGATGAAGACATATTTGTTTCTTACCGTCCTGAAATTGAGTTGCTCGACAATGGCTTGTTCAAATACCACGTTGATTTCGAACAACTCAAAGTGGATAACTCTGTCGCTGCGATTTGTGCCTCTCGCCCAACCAACCCAACCGGTAACGTGCTGACAGATGAAGAAATTCGCAAACTGGATCAGTTAGCCAGAGACAACCATATTCCCCTCATCATTGATAACGCCTACGGTTTACCCTTTCCAAATATTATCTTTGAAGATGTTGAACCATTTTGGAATGAAAACACCATTCTGTGCATGAGTTTGTCCAAACTAGGGCTCCCAGGGGTTCGCTGTGGCATCGTCATTGCGAATGAAGCCGTGACCCAAGCCCTGACCAATATGAATGGCATTATTAGCCTCGCTCCTGGCAGCGTTGGCCCTGCTCTCGGTCACTACATGATAGAAAAGGAAGATCTACTGCACCTCAGCTCAGAGGTGATCAAACCGTTCTACCAACAAAAATCGCAACGCGCGGTTGAACTGCTGCAAGCTGCCATGCCCGATGAGCGCTTCCGTATCCATAAACCGGAAGGCGCGATTTTCTTATGGTTGTGGTTTGATGAGCTTCCCATCACCACCATGGCGCTTTACCAACGCTTAAAGGCTCGCGGTGTGTTGATCGTCCCTGGCGAATACTTCTTTATCGGCCAAGAAGGCGATTGGGAACACGCTCACCAATGTTTACGAATGAACTATGTGCAAGACGATGAGCTCATGCAGAAAGGCATTGCGATCATTGCTGAAGAGGTCAATCGTGCCTATGCTGAAAGAGAGTCATAG
- the glyS gene encoding glycine--tRNA ligase subunit beta has translation MAKEFLIELGTEELPPTQLRTLAEAFAANFEAELKGAELTHEGVKWYAAPRRLALKVTALAENQADKIVEKRGPAVSAAFDAEGNATKAAQGWARGCGITVDQAERMVTDKGEWLLFKQEVKGQPTADIVVELAAKALAGLPIAKPMRWGNKTTQFIRPVKTLTMLMGSDLIQGEILGVASDRVIRGHRFMGEREFTIDSAEQYPAILEERGKVMADYEARKAIILADAQKAAAAIGGIADLEDDLVEEVTSLVEWPVVLTAKFEEEFLKVPAEALVYTMKGDQKYFPVYTEDKQLLPNFIFVSNIESKEPRYVIEGNEKVVRPRLADAEFFFNTDRKSKLVDRLPMLENAIFQQQLGTIKDKTDRITELAGYIAEQIGADVEKSKRAGLLAKCDLMTSMVFEFTDTQGVMGMHYARHDGEAEEVAVALNEQYMPRFAGDELPSNGVSAAVAMADKLDTIVGIFGIGQAPKGSDPFALRRASLGVLRIIVEYGYNLDLVDLVAKAKSLFGERLTNDNVEQEVIEFMLGRFRAWYQDEGFSVDIIQAVLARRPTKPADFDQRVKAVSHFRELEAAEALAAANKRVGNILAKFDGELAAEIDLALLQEDAEKVLAENVEVMTEALEPAFATGNYQEALSKLADLREPVDAFFDNVMVMADDEALKTNRLTLLNNLRNLFLQIADISLLQK, from the coding sequence ATGGCAAAAGAATTTTTAATCGAGCTAGGTACCGAAGAGCTACCACCAACGCAACTTCGTACTTTGGCGGAAGCCTTCGCGGCTAACTTCGAAGCAGAGCTAAAAGGCGCTGAACTGACACACGAAGGTGTGAAGTGGTACGCGGCACCTCGTCGCCTAGCACTGAAAGTCACCGCATTAGCTGAAAACCAAGCAGACAAAATCGTTGAAAAGCGTGGTCCTGCCGTTTCTGCCGCTTTTGATGCGGAAGGTAATGCTACCAAAGCCGCACAAGGTTGGGCTCGTGGTTGTGGTATTACCGTTGATCAAGCAGAGCGTATGGTCACCGACAAAGGCGAATGGCTGCTATTCAAACAAGAAGTCAAAGGTCAACCAACGGCTGATATCGTGGTTGAGCTGGCAGCAAAAGCGCTAGCGGGTCTACCTATCGCAAAACCTATGCGTTGGGGTAACAAAACCACTCAATTTATCCGTCCAGTAAAAACGCTGACGATGCTCATGGGTTCTGACCTTATCCAAGGCGAAATCCTAGGCGTGGCCTCTGATCGCGTGATTCGTGGTCACCGCTTTATGGGTGAGCGCGAGTTCACTATCGACTCTGCAGAGCAATACCCAGCGATCCTCGAAGAGCGCGGTAAAGTGATGGCTGATTACGAAGCACGTAAAGCGATCATCCTCGCTGACGCGCAAAAAGCGGCAGCAGCGATCGGCGGTATCGCGGATCTCGAAGATGACCTCGTTGAAGAAGTGACTTCTCTAGTTGAATGGCCAGTGGTACTGACGGCGAAATTTGAAGAAGAGTTTCTAAAAGTGCCGGCTGAAGCGTTGGTTTACACCATGAAAGGTGACCAAAAGTACTTCCCTGTCTACACCGAAGACAAGCAGCTACTACCTAACTTTATCTTCGTATCAAACATCGAGTCTAAAGAGCCTCGTTATGTGATTGAAGGTAATGAGAAAGTGGTTCGCCCACGTCTTGCAGACGCAGAGTTCTTCTTCAACACTGACCGTAAGAGCAAGCTAGTCGATCGTCTGCCAATGCTAGAAAACGCGATTTTCCAACAGCAACTTGGCACCATCAAAGACAAAACCGATCGCATCACGGAACTGGCTGGCTACATTGCTGAGCAAATCGGTGCCGACGTTGAGAAATCAAAGCGCGCAGGTCTACTCGCTAAATGTGACCTCATGACCTCGATGGTATTCGAATTTACCGATACGCAAGGTGTGATGGGCATGCACTACGCTCGCCACGACGGTGAAGCGGAAGAAGTTGCTGTGGCACTGAACGAGCAATACATGCCTCGTTTTGCTGGTGACGAACTACCATCAAATGGTGTATCAGCCGCGGTGGCTATGGCAGACAAGCTCGATACTATCGTCGGTATCTTCGGTATTGGTCAAGCGCCTAAAGGTTCTGACCCATTCGCACTGCGCCGCGCATCTCTAGGTGTACTGCGTATCATCGTTGAATACGGCTACAACCTAGATCTTGTTGACCTAGTTGCGAAAGCGAAATCACTGTTCGGCGAGCGTTTAACTAACGATAACGTTGAGCAAGAAGTGATTGAGTTTATGCTGGGTCGTTTCCGCGCTTGGTACCAAGACGAAGGCTTCAGTGTCGACATCATCCAAGCGGTATTGGCACGTCGTCCAACGAAGCCTGCTGACTTTGACCAACGTGTTAAAGCGGTTTCTCACTTCCGTGAACTGGAAGCGGCAGAAGCACTGGCGGCAGCGAACAAGCGTGTAGGTAACATCCTCGCGAAATTCGATGGCGAGCTAGCAGCAGAAATCGACCTTGCGCTACTGCAAGAAGACGCAGAGAAAGTACTGGCTGAAAACGTGGAAGTGATGACGGAAGCGCTTGAGCCAGCATTTGCCACTGGTAACTACCAAGAAGCGCTAAGTAAACTGGCAGACCTTCGCGAACCTGTGGATGCGTTCTTCGATAACGTAATGGTTATGGCTGATGATGAAGCACTGAAGACCAACCGTCTAACGCTCCTAAACAACCTGCGTAACCTGTTCCTACAGATCGCAGACATTTCTTTGCTTCAAAAGTAA
- a CDS encoding Hsp20 family protein → MRNVDFSPLYRNAIGFDRLFNLMEASAAKNSSGGYPPYNIEQKDEHNYRITMAVAGFAEDQLDLTQNENMLIVKGERKAEEGKNYVYQGIAERDFERKFQLADYVKVVGASMENGLLHIDLVREIPEAMQPRKIAIGGTKLLEN, encoded by the coding sequence ATGCGTAATGTAGATTTCTCACCACTATACCGTAATGCGATTGGTTTTGACCGTCTGTTCAACCTGATGGAAGCCAGCGCAGCCAAAAACAGTTCTGGCGGTTACCCTCCGTACAACATTGAGCAAAAAGATGAGCACAACTACCGCATTACGATGGCAGTTGCAGGTTTTGCTGAAGATCAGCTCGATTTGACGCAAAACGAAAACATGTTGATCGTGAAGGGTGAACGCAAAGCCGAAGAAGGCAAAAACTACGTTTATCAAGGCATTGCAGAGCGCGACTTTGAGCGTAAATTCCAGCTAGCGGATTACGTCAAAGTGGTGGGTGCATCGATGGAAAATGGCTTACTGCACATCGATTTGGTGCGTGAAATTCCAGAAGCGATGCAACCACGTAAAATTGCCATTGGTGGCACTAAACTGCTTGAGAATTAA
- a CDS encoding EAL domain-containing protein has protein sequence MNTFLNIKHPLFATLLLFASIFSITLWIIHLVTDANLREKELLVSQVAMTQGKNLEKELHTALIASTQILAVEVIQNNGNMDNFEEYAQEILSLSKVISNLQLAPNGIIQSIYPLAGNEKAIGHNLLKDDARKKEALNAVESGKLTLAGPFTLKQGGVGMIARRPVFLKQQGESRFWGFVSALILLENLIASSDLQELQKDNLHFQLSRIHPDTNQVDAFYGEAISQDWISSKVTIDVPNNQWTLIVGLPQSQQLFASASVQLAIALIISGFASFCFFYYITLPKKLQHAVEQKTFQLKKLANTDMLTGLDNRRKFTDVLNQILQKPDALAHRHALLYLDIDNFKQINDQLGHYVGDQVLKVVAQRLCHHVSDAQSITRISGDEFAVLLEYPEFDGLKLRLSALIAALSQSSEHLPNSHRLTVSVGVVLIPQDGQDSTTLMKHVDFAMYQAKSQGRNQYCFFDKFMKLRDDEKIQLVESLKIAIEQNHFVLHYQPIYDIRSHQIHCYEALVRWLHPTKGLLYPASFIELAEQSGLINEIGDCVLAQACQFIAQAAPEKPIVSINISASQLSEPQLFERFIGIIQKYGVDAHSLKFELTETTLMQNIQACTNILLKFKQLGIQIAIDDFGTGYSSLAVLKDVPANYLKIDKSFIDQINSNIGDQKVAQSIITLAHHLDMQVIAEGVEQIEQEELLAQFQCDFGQGYLFGRPAPLDSIRANTKSINSQAV, from the coding sequence ATGAATACCTTTCTCAATATAAAGCATCCCCTATTCGCGACGTTGCTCTTATTTGCATCGATATTCTCGATCACTTTGTGGATTATCCATTTAGTGACCGACGCTAATCTGCGAGAAAAAGAGCTATTGGTGAGCCAAGTCGCGATGACTCAAGGCAAAAACTTAGAGAAAGAGCTGCACACCGCGTTGATCGCCTCCACGCAAATTCTTGCCGTCGAAGTGATTCAAAACAACGGTAACATGGACAACTTTGAAGAATACGCGCAAGAAATTCTCTCTTTAAGCAAAGTTATCTCCAATCTTCAATTAGCGCCGAATGGCATCATTCAGTCCATTTACCCTCTAGCTGGCAATGAAAAAGCCATTGGCCATAACTTACTTAAAGACGATGCAAGAAAGAAAGAGGCACTGAATGCGGTGGAGTCAGGTAAGCTCACCCTTGCGGGCCCTTTCACGCTCAAACAAGGCGGCGTAGGCATGATTGCTCGCCGGCCCGTGTTTCTTAAACAACAAGGTGAAAGCCGGTTTTGGGGATTTGTTTCCGCGCTCATTTTGTTAGAAAACTTAATTGCCAGTAGCGACCTTCAAGAATTACAGAAAGACAATCTGCATTTTCAACTCTCGCGCATCCACCCCGATACCAACCAAGTTGATGCCTTTTATGGTGAGGCGATATCTCAAGACTGGATCAGCAGCAAGGTCACCATTGACGTGCCCAACAATCAGTGGACACTCATCGTTGGCCTTCCACAAAGCCAGCAACTGTTTGCCTCTGCGTCAGTTCAATTGGCGATTGCCTTAATCATCAGCGGCTTCGCCAGTTTTTGCTTTTTTTACTACATCACACTCCCGAAGAAGTTGCAGCACGCCGTGGAGCAAAAGACGTTTCAGCTCAAAAAGCTAGCCAATACCGATATGCTCACTGGGCTGGATAATCGGCGAAAGTTCACGGATGTGCTTAACCAGATTCTACAAAAACCAGACGCATTGGCGCATCGCCACGCCCTGTTATATCTCGATATTGATAATTTCAAACAGATCAATGACCAACTGGGCCACTATGTTGGAGATCAAGTGCTAAAAGTGGTCGCCCAACGCTTGTGCCACCACGTTTCCGATGCGCAATCTATCACACGAATCAGTGGCGATGAGTTCGCCGTTCTCCTTGAATATCCAGAGTTCGACGGCCTCAAGCTGCGTCTCTCTGCACTGATTGCCGCGCTATCACAATCCAGTGAACATCTTCCTAACTCTCATCGCTTAACCGTTTCCGTCGGCGTCGTGCTTATTCCACAAGATGGTCAAGACTCCACGACACTGATGAAACATGTCGATTTTGCGATGTACCAAGCCAAGAGCCAAGGTCGCAACCAATATTGTTTCTTTGATAAGTTCATGAAACTCAGAGACGACGAAAAAATCCAACTCGTTGAAAGTTTGAAGATCGCTATTGAACAAAATCATTTTGTGCTTCATTACCAACCGATCTATGACATTCGATCGCACCAGATACATTGCTATGAAGCTCTCGTCCGTTGGCTGCACCCAACTAAAGGTTTACTCTATCCCGCAAGCTTTATTGAGCTTGCAGAGCAAAGCGGCTTGATCAACGAGATTGGCGATTGTGTCCTTGCTCAAGCCTGCCAATTTATTGCACAAGCAGCACCGGAGAAACCGATCGTGTCGATCAACATTTCCGCCAGCCAACTGTCCGAACCTCAACTCTTTGAACGGTTTATCGGCATTATCCAGAAGTATGGCGTAGATGCTCATTCACTGAAGTTTGAGCTAACAGAAACCACCTTGATGCAGAACATTCAGGCCTGTACCAATATCTTGCTCAAATTTAAACAACTGGGTATACAGATAGCGATTGATGATTTTGGTACGGGTTACTCATCATTAGCGGTGTTGAAAGACGTGCCAGCCAACTATTTAAAAATTGATAAGTCGTTTATCGACCAAATAAATTCCAATATCGGCGATCAAAAGGTCGCGCAAAGCATCATTACTTTGGCGCATCATCTAGATATGCAGGTGATAGCGGAAGGGGTGGAGCAGATTGAGCAAGAAGAGTTACTTGCTCAATTTCAATGTGATTTTGGGCAAGGCTACCTATTTGGTCGCCCTGCCCCTCTCGACTCAATAAGAGCCAACACCAAGAGCATTAATTCTCAAGCAGTTTAG